A part of bacterium genomic DNA contains:
- the carB gene encoding carbamoyl-phosphate synthase large subunit, which yields MPRREDIKTILVIGSGPIVIGQACEFDYSGTQALKALKEEGYRVVLVNSNPATIMTDPQFADRTYIEPLTVESVRKIIERERPDVILPTIGGQTALNLTLELEEAGILEEYRIELIGAKTKAIKMAEDREKFKEAVIACGLENARSYLVRNMDEAHTAVRELGYPFVIRPSRTLGGSGGGIVYTAAEFDEKLRRGFEASPVKELLLEESLLGWKEFELEIMRDNAGNGVIICSIENVDPMGLHTGDSITVAPVQTLTDKEYQRLRDGSLKLMNKIGVDTGGSNVQFAVHPETGRVIVIELNPRVSRSSALASKATGFPIAKIAAKLAVGYRLDELPNDITKKTPACFEPSIDYVVVKIPRFDFEKFRGADQTLGTQMKSVGEVMAMGRTYPEALQKACRSLETGRTGLLGGPESQLTTVKEALSAAATLNPRRMFQIARALELGASVVEVSAATAYDQWFLREMEKIVQAEALVRGKKLREIDNQTLRQLKSLGTSDKRIATLTGSAESQVRAERHSREIRPAFKVVDTCAAEFASNTPYFYSCYDQQSDAPPTNRKKIVILGGGPNRIGQGLEFDFCCVHAVMALKEAGYETIMVNCNPETVSTDYDTADRLYFEPLTLEDVIEIVEREKPTGVIVQYGGQTPLRLSLQLEELGVPVIGTSPTAIELAEDREEFSALLERLKLRQAASGTATTIEGALKVAKKIGYPLLVRPSYVLGGRAMMILYSDEELSRYFRESVEVSFDRPVLLDRFLENAIEIDVDAVADQDEVLVCGLMEHIERAGIHSGDSSFFLPSQTLTTQVVEEIVTAAKNLAREVGVRGLMNVQFALVGGKEIYVLEVNPRASRSVPFVSKVTGIPWAKVAARVMAGESLKQIEATGAYGKFRHFVNYAQAIGRLPYVAVKQSVFPFIKFRGADAILGPEMRSTGEVMGIDSKVSEAILKAQAGASLSLPLGANKSVFFSLQDADKRNGLALARRMLDCGFRIVATKGTANFFKESGLKIDPINKVAEGSPHIVDALLAKQIHLVINTPEGSSPRLDSQSIRVTSIDVGIPLFTTLPAAEAAIRAIEEYRAAAVTGAMNKSKQSNEVFSIQEYVTMQQ from the coding sequence ATGCCACGTAGAGAAGATATTAAAACAATTTTAGTTATCGGGTCGGGGCCAATTGTAATTGGTCAAGCTTGTGAGTTTGATTATTCAGGGACTCAGGCACTTAAGGCCTTGAAAGAAGAAGGTTACCGCGTGGTTCTGGTTAATTCAAATCCAGCCACGATTATGACTGACCCGCAGTTTGCTGACCGCACATATATTGAACCCTTGACGGTAGAGAGTGTGCGTAAAATCATTGAGCGTGAGCGACCTGATGTGATTTTGCCGACAATTGGCGGCCAAACTGCATTGAACCTGACCTTAGAACTTGAAGAGGCAGGGATACTCGAAGAGTATAGAATTGAGTTAATTGGTGCAAAAACAAAAGCCATTAAAATGGCTGAAGATCGTGAGAAATTTAAAGAAGCAGTGATTGCTTGTGGACTTGAGAATGCACGTAGTTATCTCGTGCGAAATATGGACGAAGCTCATACTGCTGTCCGGGAGCTGGGCTATCCATTTGTGATCCGACCTTCACGCACGCTTGGCGGTAGTGGTGGAGGGATTGTTTATACGGCTGCAGAATTCGATGAAAAGCTACGCCGCGGATTTGAAGCAAGTCCAGTTAAAGAGCTTTTACTGGAAGAGTCCCTACTAGGTTGGAAAGAATTTGAATTAGAGATCATGCGCGATAATGCCGGAAACGGTGTGATTATTTGTTCGATTGAAAACGTCGACCCAATGGGGCTGCATACTGGAGACTCAATTACAGTTGCCCCGGTGCAGACACTTACCGATAAGGAGTATCAACGTTTGCGCGATGGTTCGCTGAAGTTGATGAATAAAATTGGGGTGGATACTGGTGGTTCGAACGTGCAATTTGCAGTGCACCCGGAGACTGGCAGAGTGATTGTGATTGAACTTAATCCACGGGTTTCTAGAAGCTCGGCGCTTGCTTCTAAAGCTACAGGATTTCCCATCGCAAAAATTGCTGCCAAGCTTGCTGTCGGGTATCGACTCGATGAGCTTCCCAACGATATTACAAAAAAGACTCCAGCATGCTTTGAGCCGAGTATTGACTATGTCGTGGTTAAAATACCACGATTTGATTTTGAAAAATTTCGTGGCGCAGACCAAACTTTAGGCACGCAAATGAAATCAGTCGGTGAAGTTATGGCCATGGGTAGAACTTATCCTGAGGCGCTGCAGAAAGCTTGTCGATCGCTTGAGACTGGGCGAACGGGTTTACTAGGTGGCCCTGAGTCGCAACTTACTACAGTCAAAGAAGCACTGAGTGCAGCTGCGACGCTAAATCCGCGACGCATGTTTCAAATTGCGCGTGCACTTGAACTTGGTGCGAGCGTAGTCGAAGTAAGCGCGGCGACCGCTTACGACCAGTGGTTCTTGCGCGAGATGGAAAAAATCGTGCAAGCCGAAGCTTTAGTGCGCGGTAAAAAATTGAGAGAGATCGACAATCAAACGCTTAGGCAGCTAAAGAGCCTAGGCACAAGTGATAAGCGAATTGCGACCTTAACAGGGTCGGCAGAATCTCAAGTGCGAGCAGAAAGACATTCTCGCGAGATTCGTCCTGCTTTTAAAGTAGTCGACACCTGTGCTGCTGAATTTGCGTCAAATACGCCGTATTTTTATTCATGCTATGACCAGCAATCAGATGCTCCACCGACAAACCGCAAAAAAATTGTGATTCTAGGCGGTGGGCCGAATCGTATCGGCCAAGGCTTGGAATTTGATTTTTGTTGCGTGCATGCGGTGATGGCCTTGAAGGAAGCTGGTTATGAAACCATTATGGTTAATTGTAACCCGGAAACTGTATCAACTGATTACGACACGGCTGATCGGCTCTACTTTGAACCTCTGACTCTGGAAGACGTGATTGAAATTGTCGAACGCGAAAAGCCAACCGGGGTAATTGTTCAATATGGTGGTCAAACGCCGCTACGACTTTCTCTACAGTTAGAGGAGCTCGGGGTGCCTGTGATCGGAACATCGCCAACGGCAATTGAATTAGCTGAAGATCGAGAAGAATTTAGTGCGCTGCTTGAGCGTTTGAAGCTGCGGCAAGCTGCAAGTGGGACTGCAACGACGATTGAAGGTGCATTGAAAGTTGCAAAAAAAATTGGCTATCCGCTGCTGGTTCGTCCTTCATACGTGCTTGGTGGTCGGGCGATGATGATTTTATACTCGGACGAAGAGCTTTCACGCTACTTTAGAGAGAGTGTAGAAGTGTCTTTTGACAGGCCGGTGCTACTGGACCGTTTTCTCGAGAATGCGATTGAAATTGATGTTGATGCCGTTGCTGATCAGGATGAAGTCTTAGTTTGCGGCTTGATGGAGCACATTGAACGCGCCGGCATTCACTCTGGAGACAGTTCTTTTTTCTTACCTTCGCAAACGCTTACAACTCAAGTTGTTGAAGAAATTGTGACGGCGGCAAAAAACCTTGCTCGCGAAGTAGGTGTGCGGGGTTTAATGAACGTCCAATTCGCACTTGTTGGCGGGAAGGAAATCTATGTTTTAGAGGTTAACCCACGCGCCTCACGCAGCGTGCCTTTTGTTTCTAAGGTTACGGGTATCCCTTGGGCTAAAGTAGCTGCACGGGTAATGGCTGGTGAAAGTTTAAAGCAGATTGAAGCTACGGGTGCATACGGGAAGTTTAGACATTTTGTGAATTATGCGCAGGCAATTGGACGACTGCCTTATGTGGCTGTGAAGCAATCAGTGTTTCCGTTTATTAAATTCCGTGGCGCAGATGCAATTCTTGGACCCGAAATGCGCTCAACGGGAGAAGTCATGGGCATTGATTCCAAGGTGAGCGAAGCGATTTTAAAGGCCCAGGCAGGAGCGTCATTGTCACTACCGCTCGGAGCAAACAAAAGCGTTTTCTTTAGTTTGCAAGATGCCGACAAACGAAATGGTTTAGCACTGGCACGGCGAATGCTTGATTGTGGATTTAGAATTGTTGCGACAAAGGGCACTGCTAATTTTTTTAAAGAAAGTGGCTTAAAAATTGATCCAATTAATAAAGTCGCTGAAGGCTCTCCGCATATTGTGGACGCCTTGCTCGCCAAGCAAATTCACTTAGTGATTAATACTCCGGAAGGAAGTAGCCCGAGACTTGACTCGCAATCAATTCGTGTTACATCAATTGATGTCGGTATTCCCTTATTCACTACTTTGCCTGCTGCTGAAGCTGCAATCCGGGCGATTGAGGAATACCGTGCCGCAGCAGTAACCGGCGCAATGAACAAAAGTAAGCAAAGCAACGAAGTCTTTTCAATTCAAGAGTACGTGACGATGCAACAATAA
- the carA gene encoding glutamine-hydrolyzing carbamoyl-phosphate synthase small subunit produces MKKERAILALADGTVFEGSAIGGSASAKTNSDRSTWGEVVFNTSITGYQEILTDPSYYRQMLTFTYPHIGNVGVNPEDIESKRVQVAGLIVREFSEHLSNFRAKQSLQDYLQTNNVLGISGIDTRALVLHLRTHGSQMGVIAHGEQNVSDVIDRAKACPAMEGMNLIDEVTTNEIYEWRQGVWELGSGYPSISATEASQRPHVVAVDCGIKFNILRLLVTHGFRVTVVPAHADTAQIKALNPDAIFLSNGPGDPATLGNIVKLTQDFLGKKPIFGICLGHQILGQALGVKTFKLKFGHRGGNHPVRDEVTKKVEITVQNHGFATTEEGLRKDARVSHINLNDGTVEGFDVPDAKAFSIQYHPESSPGPHDAQYLFKRFYQMVTN; encoded by the coding sequence ATGAAAAAGGAGCGTGCAATTCTAGCACTGGCTGATGGAACAGTTTTCGAAGGTTCTGCCATCGGGGGGTCGGCATCGGCAAAAACGAATTCCGATCGCAGCACTTGGGGCGAAGTTGTTTTTAACACTTCAATCACAGGTTATCAGGAAATTTTAACTGACCCGTCTTATTATCGCCAGATGTTGACTTTTACCTACCCACATATTGGCAACGTTGGTGTTAACCCAGAAGACATTGAATCCAAACGTGTGCAAGTTGCGGGACTAATTGTCCGGGAATTTAGCGAGCACCTCTCAAATTTTCGAGCCAAGCAAAGCTTACAAGATTATTTGCAGACAAATAATGTTCTCGGGATTTCTGGAATCGACACGCGGGCCTTAGTGCTGCATCTGCGCACGCACGGTTCACAGATGGGTGTAATTGCCCACGGGGAGCAAAACGTGTCGGACGTGATTGACCGTGCCAAGGCTTGTCCTGCAATGGAAGGCATGAACTTGATTGACGAAGTCACTACGAATGAGATTTATGAGTGGCGTCAAGGTGTTTGGGAGTTAGGATCGGGATATCCAAGTATTTCTGCGACTGAAGCAAGTCAGCGCCCCCATGTTGTGGCCGTTGACTGCGGGATTAAGTTTAACATTCTGCGATTACTCGTCACGCACGGATTCCGTGTGACGGTCGTGCCGGCTCACGCGGACACTGCGCAAATTAAGGCCTTGAATCCAGATGCCATCTTTTTATCTAATGGCCCTGGAGATCCAGCAACACTCGGTAATATCGTAAAACTAACCCAGGACTTTCTCGGCAAAAAACCAATTTTTGGAATTTGTCTAGGGCATCAGATTTTAGGACAAGCTCTGGGTGTTAAAACTTTTAAGCTTAAATTTGGACATCGCGGTGGTAACCATCCTGTGCGGGACGAAGTCACAAAGAAGGTGGAAATTACTGTCCAGAATCACGGCTTTGCTACTACAGAAGAGGGCTTACGGAAGGATGCCAGAGTTTCGCACATCAATTTAAATGACGGCACTGTTGAGGGCTTTGATGTGCCTGACGCCAAGGCATTTTCCATTCAGTACCACCCTGAATCTTCACCGGGGCCACATGATGCCCAATATTTATTTAAACGCTTTTATCAAATGGTTACAAATTAA
- a CDS encoding dihydroorotase, translating to MTNTNQAILITGGHLIDPANNRDGAFDLLIENGKIAAVDAPGKIPQTKATETIEAKGLLVTPGLIDIHVHLREPGFEWKETIHTGSQAAVAGGFTAICPMPNTDPINDAPEITQYMLKQAAQSGLCRVYPIGAITLGSQGEKLAPYGELLEAGCVAFSDDGKPVMSAGVMRRALDYGRMFDAVFTCHEEDKTLSDGFSMNESALSVQLGLRGMPGASEDVMISRDIELCRLTGTRLHVCHVSTARAVTLIKRAKEDGINITAETACHYFTLNESAVDNFNVNAKMSMPLRSQADVEGVMAGLAAGVLDCIASDHAPHDLDSKRKPFSEASFGILGLQTTLPLTLAKVREGKLTLHRAIEALTSKPAEMFRLPLGNLAVGKIADLTLIDEKRSYELTPEMIRSKSKNSPFIGQPLTGVAVRTILAGKTVFSIEELKS from the coding sequence ATGACAAACACGAATCAAGCAATTTTAATTACAGGGGGTCATTTAATTGATCCTGCAAATAATCGCGACGGCGCTTTTGACCTCTTAATTGAGAATGGAAAAATTGCGGCTGTTGATGCGCCAGGTAAGATTCCACAAACAAAAGCAACTGAAACGATTGAGGCCAAGGGTTTACTCGTCACGCCTGGATTAATTGATATTCATGTGCATTTACGTGAGCCCGGATTTGAATGGAAAGAAACGATTCATACGGGTTCGCAGGCGGCAGTTGCCGGTGGCTTTACGGCAATTTGCCCGATGCCAAATACCGATCCAATTAACGACGCGCCGGAAATTACTCAATACATGTTAAAGCAAGCCGCTCAATCAGGGCTGTGTCGAGTTTATCCGATTGGAGCAATTACGCTAGGGTCTCAAGGCGAAAAGCTTGCGCCTTATGGAGAGCTCCTGGAGGCTGGCTGCGTTGCTTTTTCTGACGACGGCAAGCCCGTAATGAGTGCAGGTGTGATGCGTCGCGCGCTGGACTACGGCAGAATGTTTGATGCGGTTTTTACCTGCCACGAGGAAGACAAAACACTTTCCGATGGCTTTTCCATGAATGAATCGGCTTTAAGTGTGCAACTTGGACTCAGGGGCATGCCTGGGGCGTCTGAAGATGTCATGATTTCTCGAGACATTGAGCTTTGTCGCTTGACAGGCACACGGCTTCACGTTTGCCATGTAAGCACGGCTCGGGCCGTGACCTTAATTAAGCGCGCTAAAGAAGATGGTATCAATATTACGGCAGAGACTGCGTGTCATTACTTTACGCTGAATGAATCGGCAGTAGATAATTTTAATGTCAATGCCAAGATGAGTATGCCGCTACGCTCGCAAGCTGACGTCGAGGGCGTAATGGCTGGACTTGCTGCGGGGGTGTTAGACTGTATTGCCAGTGATCATGCGCCACACGATTTAGATTCCAAACGCAAGCCTTTTAGTGAAGCAAGCTTTGGGATCTTAGGTCTACAGACAACTTTGCCGCTAACTTTGGCCAAGGTGCGCGAAGGAAAATTAACTTTGCACCGTGCAATTGAAGCATTAACCAGTAAGCCCGCAGAAATGTTTCGCCTGCCGCTGGGGAATCTTGCAGTAGGGAAAATCGCCGATCTTACTTTAATTGATGAGAAGAGATCTTACGAGCTTACTCCAGAAATGATTCGCTCGAAGAGTAAAAACTCACCTTTTATTGGCCAGCCGCTGACCGGCGTAGCAGTGCGCACAATTTTAGCAGGCAAAACAGTATTTAGTATCGAGGAGTTAAAAAGTTAA
- a CDS encoding aspartate carbamoyltransferase catalytic subunit — translation MEGIGPNLLGIKGLTREQIHYFVETAEKFVDINRRSVKKVPTLRGKTVVNLFYEVSTRTRTSFEIAAKRLSADAVNIAAQSSSVTKGETLLDTARTLEAMNPDIIVMRHPESGAPHFLAQLLKGVSIVNAGDGLHEHPTQAILDALTIKQSLGRIDKLKLVIVGDVLRGRVGRSNIFMHRALGNEVVLVGPPTLVPREFQELGVKVCYDLPTALEGADAVMSLRIKLEYLNEAFIPSSDEYAKYFCLSEKLLARHCPQAVVLAPGPYMRGLELTSEVIDGPRSKISDQVENGVSTRMAILFLLAQWWEHKRGLESSLELPA, via the coding sequence ATGGAAGGAATCGGACCAAATCTACTCGGGATCAAAGGGCTCACGCGCGAGCAGATTCACTATTTCGTCGAAACGGCAGAAAAATTTGTCGATATTAATCGCCGTTCAGTCAAAAAAGTCCCGACACTACGCGGAAAAACTGTCGTTAATTTATTTTACGAAGTTTCTACGCGCACGCGCACCAGTTTCGAAATTGCCGCAAAACGCCTAAGTGCCGATGCGGTAAATATTGCCGCACAATCAAGTAGCGTAACGAAAGGGGAAACCTTGCTCGATACAGCACGCACGCTTGAAGCAATGAACCCTGACATTATTGTGATGCGCCATCCCGAAAGCGGAGCCCCGCACTTTCTCGCTCAATTGCTGAAGGGCGTTTCGATTGTAAACGCGGGCGATGGTTTACATGAACACCCGACGCAGGCAATCCTTGATGCACTGACAATTAAGCAGAGCCTGGGCCGGATCGATAAACTTAAGCTTGTAATCGTCGGTGACGTGCTACGTGGGCGAGTCGGACGTTCGAATATTTTTATGCACCGCGCGCTGGGGAATGAAGTTGTGCTGGTTGGTCCGCCGACACTTGTTCCGCGAGAGTTTCAAGAACTAGGTGTGAAAGTTTGTTATGATTTACCGACAGCACTTGAAGGTGCCGATGCGGTAATGTCCTTACGCATCAAACTGGAATATCTAAATGAGGCATTTATTCCGTCCTCAGACGAATATGCCAAGTATTTTTGCCTGAGCGAGAAACTTTTAGCGCGCCATTGTCCGCAAGCTGTAGTGCTTGCGCCTGGTCCATACATGCGCGGTTTAGAACTAACTTCTGAAGTTATCGATGGACCGCGTTCAAAAATCTCTGATCAAGTTGAAAACGGTGTTTCTACGCGCATGGCGATTCTCTTTTTACTGGCGCAGTGGTGGGAACATAAACGTGGGTTGGAATCATCTCTGGAGTTGCCGGCATGA